Proteins from one Deinococcus actinosclerus genomic window:
- the argR gene encoding arginine repressor encodes MAGTLSKEQRQKRIQDIIARDSVSTQGELVKRLQAEGIRVTQATVSRDINELRLVRLPVGKGRHRYALAQTAGHVGAQEELARLFQNFVHDIDRGENMLVIRTTDGHATGVALVLDRVRRDDIIGTLAGEDTIFVVARTTADAENIMEEFHAMMLG; translated from the coding sequence ATGGCGGGTACGCTCAGCAAGGAACAACGTCAGAAACGCATTCAGGACATCATCGCCCGCGACAGTGTCAGCACCCAGGGAGAACTCGTCAAGCGCCTCCAGGCCGAGGGCATCCGGGTCACGCAGGCCACCGTCAGCCGCGACATCAACGAGTTGCGGCTGGTGCGCCTCCCGGTCGGGAAGGGCCGCCACCGCTACGCCCTGGCGCAGACCGCCGGGCACGTGGGCGCGCAGGAGGAACTCGCGCGGCTCTTCCAGAACTTCGTGCACGACATCGACCGGGGCGAGAACATGCTCGTGATCCGCACGACCGACGGACACGCGACCGGCGTGGCGCTCGTGCTCGACCGGGTGCGGCGGGACGACATCATCGGGACGCTGGCCGGCGAGGACACGATCTTCGTGGTGGCGCGCACCACGGCAGATGCGGAGAACATCATGGAGGAGTTCCACGCCATGATGCTGGGGTAA
- the phoU gene encoding phosphate signaling complex protein PhoU, with protein sequence MREALENDLRAVLNGALNMLGTVERMLPVAGDVLLRENVERLAEVKALDREVDAQEAQIEAECLRIIALHQPVARDLRMVALILKSLSDIERMGDYVVHVAEDGAELAQAPALKRYVNLARMLDRLGEMSQNLRTAIADRDVARAEATVQMDDEVDDLYEQIQRELVTYMLEDPRNISKALMLMRVGRSLERVGDHMENISERVRYWVTGQREG encoded by the coding sequence ATGCGTGAAGCCCTCGAAAACGACCTGCGTGCCGTCCTGAACGGCGCACTGAACATGCTCGGCACCGTCGAGCGCATGCTCCCCGTCGCCGGGGACGTCCTGCTGCGCGAGAACGTCGAACGCCTCGCGGAGGTCAAGGCCCTCGACCGCGAGGTGGACGCCCAGGAAGCGCAGATCGAGGCCGAGTGCCTGCGGATCATCGCGCTGCACCAGCCGGTCGCGCGGGACCTGCGGATGGTCGCCCTGATCCTCAAGAGCCTCAGCGACATCGAGCGCATGGGCGACTACGTCGTGCACGTCGCGGAGGACGGCGCGGAGCTCGCGCAGGCCCCGGCCCTGAAACGCTACGTGAACCTCGCGCGGATGCTCGACCGGCTGGGCGAGATGAGCCAGAACCTCCGCACTGCCATCGCCGACCGCGACGTGGCGCGCGCCGAGGCGACCGTGCAGATGGACGACGAGGTGGACGACCTGTACGAGCAGATCCAGCGTGAACTCGTGACGTACATGCTCGAGGACCCCCGCAACATCAGCAAGGCGCTGATGCTCATGCGGGTGGGCCGCAGCCTGGAACGCGTCGGGGATCACATGGAGAACATTTCCGAACGCGTCCGCTACTGGGTGACCGGCCAGCGCGAAGGCTGA
- the coaBC gene encoding bifunctional phosphopantothenoylcysteine decarboxylase/phosphopantothenate--cysteine ligase CoaBC has product MAAVKAPSVLRRLRERGAEVRVIATRAALAFITELSLSTAADGPVGTDAHWFEARPDALHLTLARVDAAVVVGASAELLAGAAHGHAGDLALATLLSVRGPVLWVPAMNELMWTHPAVQANAATLRGWGHGFLGPEVGAFGTRGEGRGVGRMSEPDDIADATLALLKGDASPAPVRDLAGVRVVVSAGPTREYLDPVRFISNPSSGKMGFAVAEAARDRGADVTLVTGPVTLPDPAGVRVVRIESALELRDAVVDAAREAGIVVMTAAVADYRAATQSGEKQAKVAGDVTIHLTPNPDILAELGREKGDRVLVGFAMETHAGVERAAGKAQRKNADFILLNYPTREGTAFGGDDNQVTLVRADGSHEDWPRVSKREVAERLLTEAARLLPRQG; this is encoded by the coding sequence ATGGCGGCGGTGAAGGCCCCGTCGGTGCTGCGCCGGTTGCGCGAGCGTGGGGCGGAGGTGCGGGTGATCGCGACCCGAGCGGCGCTGGCGTTCATCACGGAGCTGAGCCTGAGCACGGCGGCGGACGGGCCGGTGGGCACGGACGCGCACTGGTTCGAGGCGCGGCCGGACGCACTGCACCTGACGCTCGCGCGGGTGGACGCGGCGGTGGTGGTGGGCGCGTCGGCGGAGTTGCTGGCCGGGGCGGCGCACGGGCACGCGGGGGATCTGGCGCTGGCGACGCTCCTGAGCGTGCGCGGCCCCGTGCTGTGGGTGCCCGCGATGAACGAGCTGATGTGGACGCACCCGGCGGTGCAGGCGAACGCGGCTACGCTGCGCGGCTGGGGGCATGGGTTCCTGGGGCCGGAGGTGGGGGCGTTCGGCACACGCGGCGAGGGGCGCGGCGTGGGCCGCATGAGCGAACCGGATGACATCGCGGACGCGACGCTGGCCCTGTTGAAGGGGGACGCCTCCCCTGCCCCGGTGCGGGATCTGGCGGGCGTGCGTGTGGTCGTGTCGGCCGGGCCGACGCGGGAGTACCTGGACCCGGTGCGGTTCATCAGCAACCCGTCGAGCGGCAAGATGGGCTTCGCGGTCGCGGAGGCCGCGCGGGACCGGGGCGCGGACGTGACGCTGGTGACCGGCCCGGTGACGCTGCCGGACCCGGCGGGCGTGCGCGTGGTGCGGATCGAGTCGGCGCTGGAGTTGCGGGACGCCGTGGTGGACGCCGCGCGGGAGGCGGGCATCGTGGTGATGACGGCGGCGGTCGCGGACTACCGCGCGGCCACCCAGAGCGGCGAGAAGCAGGCAAAGGTGGCGGGCGACGTGACGATTCACCTGACGCCGAACCCGGACATCCTGGCGGAACTGGGCCGCGAGAAGGGGGACCGCGTGCTCGTGGGCTTCGCGATGGAGACGCACGCGGGCGTGGAACGCGCGGCGGGCAAGGCGCAACGGAAGAACGCGGATTTTATCCTCCTGAACTACCCGACGCGGGAGGGCACGGCGTTCGGCGGGGACGACAATCAGGTGACGCTGGTGCGCGCGGACGGCTCGCATGAGGACTGGCCGCGCGTGAGCAAGCGCGAGGTGGCCGAGCGGCTGCTGACCGAGGCGGCGCGGCTGCTGCCCCGTCAGGGCTGA
- a CDS encoding sensor histidine kinase — MTAPDATGRAVGTPDHWIDALPQAVLLTDAGLVTRVNAAAARLWGVPQERAAGRPVLEVVRRHTLETLLERGGELELEVTGRTLRCTATRDGTLGALIVEDVTEHRRREAELREATAVLSHEFRTPVAALRGVLEALEYDMPRDLAQNFVRQGLQETERLARLAEDLAVGFRPTRARTLPLAEAFARAERLLSGDLNARRASVTFGQDHLVRADPDKLLQVLLNLIENALKYGPPAGQVEVQTHERGTWIEVSVLDRGTPIPDTESLFKAHTRGRAATGQGSGMGLYIVRSIVHGWGGQAWAERRGDANAFCFTLPGVGGIG, encoded by the coding sequence GTGACGGCCCCGGACGCCACCGGCCGCGCGGTGGGCACGCCCGATCACTGGATCGACGCGCTGCCGCAGGCGGTCCTGCTGACGGACGCTGGGCTGGTCACGCGCGTGAACGCGGCCGCCGCGCGGCTGTGGGGCGTGCCGCAGGAGCGCGCCGCGGGCCGCCCGGTGCTGGAGGTCGTGCGCCGCCACACCCTGGAGACCCTGCTCGAACGCGGCGGGGAGCTGGAACTGGAGGTCACGGGCCGCACGCTGCGCTGCACCGCCACCCGCGACGGCACGCTGGGCGCGTTGATCGTGGAGGACGTCACCGAGCACCGCCGCCGCGAGGCGGAACTGCGCGAGGCGACCGCAGTGCTCTCGCACGAGTTCCGCACGCCGGTCGCGGCGCTGCGCGGCGTGCTGGAGGCGCTGGAGTACGACATGCCCCGCGACCTCGCGCAGAACTTCGTGCGGCAGGGCCTCCAGGAGACCGAGCGCCTCGCGCGGCTGGCCGAGGACCTCGCCGTGGGCTTCCGGCCCACCCGCGCCCGCACCCTGCCGCTGGCCGAGGCCTTCGCCCGCGCCGAGCGCCTCCTCTCGGGCGACCTGAACGCCCGCCGCGCCAGCGTCACGTTCGGGCAGGATCACCTCGTGCGGGCCGATCCGGACAAGCTGCTGCAGGTACTGCTGAACCTCATCGAGAACGCCCTGAAGTACGGCCCGCCTGCCGGGCAGGTCGAGGTGCAGACCCATGAACGCGGCACCTGGATCGAGGTGAGCGTCCTCGACCGGGGTACGCCCATTCCCGACACCGAGAGCCTGTTCAAGGCGCACACGCGGGGCCGCGCCGCGACCGGGCAGGGCAGCGGCATGGGCCTGTACATCGTCCGCAGCATCGTGCACGGCTGGGGCGGGCAGGCCTGGGCCGAGCGGCGCGGCGACGCGAACGCCTTCTGCTTCACCCTGCCCGGCGTGGGCGGCATCGGCTGA